One Mycolicibacterium fluoranthenivorans DNA segment encodes these proteins:
- a CDS encoding lipase family alpha/beta hydrolase — MSSSRVRMRTCRFPAGLVVIAWLFAALWLAGGVAYADGTTSHDSTPGTSQSGDQSAASADKTTASAAKPTASEEKTDTPTRIGKPRGARKHGTAKQATETTPEAKPDAKRGSDSDAKAGIKPKTKAAPEPDTTPLTTTAKKSGTTATAAPADGAAAATAAAALKLASPAVLPSTTVKAPNPIAHAVQFVRQMTGLANDIGLLAVTVVNNLAAAAAATIGPKPFFGVPYHVASAIAGTAATAGKLLTGTPLNADSTAKGPFKVTYGVGDLLNYFNADKPPAGANDPSIKLTEQHPLPIILIAGTAANAPFNWSVGAPVLANAGYKVFTFNYGNVTNNPKWPVRGTGDIRESAQELADEVDRVLAETGADKVILIGHSQGGGMTPEYYLNNLDGAAKVSQFIGIAPGNHGADLSGLAYIQNIPVIGRPIFNLMNLLGPAWLQQAIGSPLLDEIYGNGDTRPGVLYTTITTKDDWIVTPYTNQALDGPNVTNIILQDRYPNFNAGHLGIVFAAPTWDAVLGALAANPAANEAPQDQTIAA; from the coding sequence GTGTCGTCGAGTCGTGTCCGCATGCGCACCTGCCGCTTTCCGGCCGGGCTCGTGGTGATCGCCTGGTTGTTCGCCGCGCTCTGGCTGGCCGGCGGCGTGGCGTATGCCGATGGCACCACGTCGCACGATTCGACGCCGGGCACCTCCCAATCGGGTGACCAGAGCGCCGCGTCGGCAGACAAAACGACTGCTTCTGCAGCCAAACCGACTGCGTCGGAGGAGAAGACCGACACCCCCACGCGGATCGGCAAGCCGCGCGGCGCGCGTAAGCACGGCACCGCCAAGCAGGCCACCGAGACCACACCGGAGGCCAAGCCGGACGCCAAGCGCGGGTCTGATTCCGACGCGAAGGCCGGGATCAAGCCGAAAACCAAGGCCGCGCCGGAACCGGATACCACGCCACTCACCACCACCGCGAAGAAGTCGGGCACCACCGCGACGGCCGCGCCCGCTGACGGCGCCGCTGCCGCCACTGCCGCCGCAGCCCTGAAGCTGGCCTCCCCGGCGGTCCTGCCGTCGACCACCGTCAAGGCGCCCAACCCGATCGCGCACGCGGTCCAATTCGTCCGGCAGATGACGGGACTGGCCAACGACATCGGCCTGCTCGCCGTCACCGTGGTGAACAACCTCGCCGCCGCGGCGGCCGCCACCATCGGCCCGAAACCGTTCTTCGGGGTGCCCTACCACGTGGCCAGTGCCATCGCCGGAACGGCGGCCACCGCGGGCAAGCTGCTGACCGGGACACCGCTGAACGCCGACTCCACCGCCAAGGGGCCGTTCAAGGTCACCTACGGGGTAGGTGACCTACTGAACTACTTCAACGCGGACAAGCCGCCGGCCGGCGCCAACGATCCGTCGATCAAGCTCACTGAGCAGCATCCGCTGCCGATCATCCTGATCGCCGGGACCGCCGCCAACGCGCCCTTCAACTGGAGCGTCGGTGCACCGGTGCTGGCCAACGCCGGCTACAAGGTGTTCACCTTCAACTACGGCAACGTCACGAACAATCCGAAATGGCCGGTGCGCGGCACTGGCGATATCCGCGAATCCGCGCAGGAACTCGCCGACGAGGTGGACCGGGTGCTCGCCGAGACCGGTGCGGACAAGGTCATCCTGATCGGGCACTCGCAGGGCGGCGGAATGACTCCGGAGTACTACCTGAACAATCTCGACGGGGCGGCCAAGGTGTCGCAGTTCATCGGGATCGCGCCGGGCAATCACGGCGCCGATCTGAGCGGGCTGGCCTACATCCAGAACATCCCGGTGATCGGCCGCCCGATCTTCAACCTGATGAACCTGCTGGGCCCGGCTTGGCTGCAGCAGGCCATCGGCTCTCCGTTGCTGGACGAGATCTACGGCAACGGCGACACCCGCCCCGGCGTGCTGTACACGACCATCACCACGAAGGACGACTGGATCGTCACGCCCTACACCAATCAGGCGCTGGACGGGCCCAACGTCACCAACATCATCCTGCAAGACCGCTACCCCAACTTCAACGCCGGACACCTGGGCATCGTCTTCGCCGCGCCGACCTGGGACGCAGTGCTCGGTGCGCTGGCGGCGAACCCGGCGGCCAATGAGGCCCCGCAGGATCAGACCATCGCCGCCTGA
- a CDS encoding pyridoxamine 5'-phosphate oxidase family protein: MALSKEEREQFLAEPHIAALSVYAGDHRGPLTVPIWYQYSPGGQPWLLTGKGSRKHTLIEAAGHLSLMVERLEPSVRYVAVDGAVDRIEPGTDDQLVEMTKRYLAPEKVDPYLEFARREHGESVAVFLKPQHWISSDLGAL, from the coding sequence ATGGCCCTTTCCAAGGAAGAACGCGAACAGTTCCTCGCCGAGCCGCATATCGCCGCACTGTCGGTCTATGCGGGCGACCACCGCGGACCCCTCACGGTGCCGATCTGGTACCAGTACTCCCCCGGCGGACAGCCCTGGCTGCTCACCGGGAAAGGCTCCCGCAAGCACACGCTGATCGAGGCCGCCGGTCACCTCTCGCTCATGGTCGAGCGCCTCGAACCGTCCGTGCGGTATGTCGCGGTGGACGGTGCGGTCGACCGCATCGAACCGGGTACCGACGATCAGCTGGTCGAAATGACCAAGCGCTATCTGGCACCGGAAAAGGTGGATCCGTACCTGGAGTTCGCCCGCCGCGAGCACGGGGAGAGTGTCGCGGTGTTCCTCAAGCCCCAGCACTGGATCTCCTCGGACCTGGGTGCACTGTGA
- a CDS encoding PPOX class F420-dependent oxidoreductase gives MTMLSDKVVTFLSEGTRTAVFGWVASDGRPLAAPVWFFVDGDELVFNTGKDTAKGKALLRDPRAVLCVDDSQPPYSFVQVQGVATLSEDPAELLDTATRLGGRYMGAERAREFGERNGVPGELVVRVRPTKVHAGFDVAD, from the coding sequence GTGACCATGCTTTCCGACAAGGTCGTCACCTTCCTCTCGGAGGGCACCCGCACCGCCGTATTCGGATGGGTGGCCTCCGACGGCCGGCCGCTGGCGGCACCCGTATGGTTTTTCGTCGACGGCGACGAGTTGGTCTTCAACACCGGCAAGGACACCGCCAAGGGAAAGGCGTTGCTTCGCGATCCGAGAGCCGTGCTGTGCGTTGATGATTCGCAGCCTCCGTACTCCTTCGTCCAGGTTCAGGGAGTGGCCACCCTCAGCGAGGACCCCGCCGAACTGCTCGACACGGCGACCCGCCTCGGTGGCCGGTACATGGGCGCTGAGCGCGCGCGGGAGTTCGGCGAGCGCAACGGCGTCCCCGGCGAACTGGTGGTGCGGGTGCGGCCGACCAAGGTGCACGCCGGGTTCGACGTCGCAGACTAG
- a CDS encoding TetR/AcrR family transcriptional regulator, protein MPRPASDTKNRIQEVARELFTEKGVQRTSLQDIADRLGITKPALYYHFSSREDLVRSILTPLMDEGEELVTGYERRRGAARATPRELLEGWFDFHYRYRADLVLVVAELTTLADLGLIDTLLAWRERYTRLVFGARASLAKSTRAVIAFGGLQDCCLQFPDAPHDELRTAAVDGAMAALGL, encoded by the coding sequence GTGCCCAGGCCCGCGTCGGATACCAAGAACCGCATCCAAGAGGTGGCCCGGGAGCTGTTCACCGAGAAGGGCGTGCAGCGCACCAGCCTGCAGGACATCGCCGACCGCCTGGGCATCACCAAACCCGCGCTGTACTACCACTTCAGTTCCCGTGAGGACCTGGTGCGCAGCATCCTCACGCCGTTGATGGACGAAGGCGAAGAGCTGGTCACCGGCTATGAGCGGCGGCGGGGCGCGGCCCGCGCCACCCCGCGGGAACTCCTGGAAGGCTGGTTCGACTTCCACTACCGGTACCGCGCCGACCTGGTACTCGTGGTCGCCGAACTCACGACGCTGGCCGACCTCGGCCTGATCGACACACTGCTGGCGTGGCGGGAGCGCTACACCCGACTGGTGTTCGGCGCCAGGGCATCGCTGGCGAAGTCGACGCGGGCCGTCATCGCGTTCGGCGGGCTGCAGGACTGTTGCCTGCAGTTCCCCGACGCCCCGCACGATGAACTGCGCACCGCCGCGGTCGACGGTGCGATGGCGGCGTTGGGACTCTGA
- a CDS encoding FAD-dependent monooxygenase: MNVLISGASIAGPVLAYWLAQHGIDVTVVERAPALRKTGGHAIDLFRPAMEISERMGVLPQVMAHATGTTLLDVRRPWASRPAHIDYVKLAGTMSDRHVEIMRDDLSEIYYDASRDDAEYLFGDQITAIADDGRVTFAHGGSRRFDVVVGADGLHSGVRQIMFGDVPERFLGGYLSVVSVPKSFAREGEMTGYYEPNRVAMVYTADHLDDARAVFVFRPVTPLAFDHRDVSRQKRQLCDAFTGVSGEVDTWLAEVGRTPAFYFDAITQLEMTTWSKGRVTLVGDAGYCPGPAVGGSTSLAVYGAYVLAGELARAKDILASDERLREEQISTAFAAYEAIMMPSVVGARAFAATTAKTIVPGSRLGVDALVAAGRVISVLPLGVTQALARFNRRGVRLYDTMPLPA; the protein is encoded by the coding sequence GTGAACGTACTCATCTCCGGCGCCAGCATCGCCGGGCCGGTGCTGGCATATTGGCTGGCACAGCACGGGATCGACGTCACCGTCGTGGAACGCGCACCCGCACTGCGCAAGACCGGGGGCCACGCCATCGACCTGTTCCGGCCCGCGATGGAGATCTCCGAACGGATGGGCGTCCTCCCCCAGGTCATGGCGCATGCCACCGGGACGACACTGCTCGACGTGCGCAGGCCCTGGGCTTCCCGTCCGGCGCATATCGACTACGTGAAGCTGGCCGGCACCATGTCCGACCGGCACGTCGAGATCATGCGGGACGATCTCAGCGAGATCTACTACGACGCAAGCCGTGACGATGCCGAGTACCTCTTCGGCGACCAGATCACCGCGATCGCCGATGACGGCCGGGTGACATTCGCGCACGGCGGGTCACGGCGGTTCGACGTGGTGGTGGGGGCCGACGGGTTGCACTCGGGAGTCCGTCAGATCATGTTCGGCGACGTGCCCGAACGCTTCCTCGGTGGCTACCTGTCGGTGGTTTCGGTACCGAAATCGTTTGCCCGCGAAGGTGAGATGACCGGCTACTACGAGCCCAACCGGGTGGCGATGGTCTACACCGCCGATCATCTGGACGACGCCCGCGCGGTGTTCGTCTTCCGGCCGGTGACGCCGCTGGCATTCGACCACCGCGACGTATCCCGGCAGAAGAGGCAACTGTGCGACGCCTTCACCGGCGTATCCGGTGAGGTCGACACCTGGCTGGCCGAGGTGGGGCGCACGCCGGCGTTCTACTTCGACGCCATCACCCAACTGGAGATGACCACCTGGTCGAAAGGCCGCGTGACCCTGGTCGGGGACGCCGGCTACTGTCCCGGTCCGGCCGTTGGCGGCAGCACCAGCCTGGCCGTCTACGGCGCCTACGTGCTGGCCGGTGAGCTCGCGCGGGCCAAGGACATCTTGGCCTCCGATGAGCGCCTGCGCGAAGAGCAGATAAGCACGGCGTTCGCGGCGTACGAGGCGATCATGATGCCGTCGGTGGTCGGCGCGCGTGCCTTCGCGGCCACCACGGCGAAGACGATAGTGCCCGGAAGTCGCCTCGGCGTGGACGCACTCGTCGCCGCGGGGCGCGTGATCTCGGTGCTCCCGCTGGGTGTGACGCAGGCGCTGGCGCGGTTCAATCGCAGGGGTGTGCGGCTTTACGACACCATGCCGCTGCCGGCCTGA
- a CDS encoding 3-hydroxyacyl-CoA dehydrogenase NAD-binding domain-containing protein: MTENTIHWDKDADGIVTLTLDDPTGSANVMNEHYKESMHLAVERLFAEQEEITGVVIASAKKTFFAGGDLKAMINIGPDNAAEAFNEVETIKRDLRTLETFGKPVVAAINGAALGGGLEIALATHHRIAADVKGVQIGLPEVTLGLLPGGGGVARTVRMFGIQKAFMEILSQGTRFTATKAKEVGLVDELVGSVEELIPAAKAWIKANPDAHVQPWDVKGYKIPGGTPATPALAAILPSFPALLRKQLKGAPMPAPRAILDAAVEGAQVDFDTAARIESRYFTQLVTGQVAKNMIQAFFLDLQAINGGASRPEGIAPVPITKIGVLGAGMMGAGIAYVSAKAGFDVVLKDVTIEAAQKGKAYSEGLEAKALKRGKTTEEKSAALLAKITPTADPADLAGVDFVIEAVFENQELKHKVFQEIEDIVEPNALLGSNTSTLPITGLATGVKRQEDFVGIHFFSPVDKMPLVEIIRGEKTSDEALARVFDYTLAIKKTPIVVNDSRGFFTSRVIGTFVNEALAMLGEGVEPASIEQAGSQAGYPAAPLQLSDELNLELMHKIAVASRKGVEDAGGTYVAHPAEAVVEKMIEIGRPSRLAGAGFYEYADGKRVGLWPGLRETFTAAVDGQGSAQIPLQDAIDRMLFAEALETQKCIDEGVLTSTADANIGSIMGIGFPPYTGGSAQFIVGYEGPLGVGKAAFVARAKELAARYGDRFLPPASLES, encoded by the coding sequence ATGACCGAGAACACCATCCACTGGGACAAGGATGCCGACGGCATCGTCACCCTGACCCTGGACGACCCGACCGGCTCCGCCAACGTGATGAACGAGCACTACAAGGAGTCGATGCACCTCGCCGTGGAGCGGCTCTTCGCGGAGCAGGAGGAGATCACCGGTGTGGTGATCGCCAGTGCCAAGAAGACGTTCTTCGCCGGCGGTGACCTCAAGGCCATGATCAACATCGGCCCCGACAACGCCGCTGAGGCGTTCAACGAGGTCGAGACCATCAAGCGTGACCTGCGCACGCTGGAGACCTTCGGCAAGCCCGTCGTCGCGGCGATCAACGGCGCGGCGCTCGGCGGCGGCCTGGAGATCGCGCTGGCCACCCACCACCGCATCGCCGCCGACGTCAAGGGCGTGCAGATCGGTCTGCCCGAGGTCACCCTGGGCCTGCTGCCCGGCGGCGGCGGCGTGGCCCGCACCGTGCGGATGTTCGGTATCCAGAAGGCCTTCATGGAGATCCTGAGCCAGGGCACCCGGTTCACCGCGACCAAGGCCAAGGAGGTCGGCCTGGTCGACGAGCTCGTCGGCTCGGTCGAGGAACTGATCCCGGCCGCCAAGGCCTGGATCAAGGCGAACCCGGATGCCCATGTGCAGCCGTGGGATGTCAAGGGCTACAAGATCCCCGGCGGCACCCCGGCCACCCCGGCGCTCGCGGCCATCCTGCCGTCGTTCCCGGCGCTGCTGCGCAAGCAGCTCAAGGGCGCCCCGATGCCCGCACCGCGGGCCATCCTGGATGCCGCCGTCGAGGGTGCGCAGGTCGACTTCGACACCGCGGCGCGGATCGAGAGCCGGTACTTCACCCAGCTGGTGACCGGTCAGGTCGCCAAGAACATGATCCAGGCGTTCTTCCTGGACCTGCAGGCCATCAACGGCGGCGCCTCGCGGCCCGAGGGCATCGCACCGGTGCCGATCACCAAGATCGGTGTGCTGGGTGCGGGCATGATGGGCGCCGGTATCGCCTACGTGTCGGCCAAGGCCGGTTTCGACGTGGTGCTCAAGGACGTCACCATCGAGGCCGCCCAGAAGGGCAAGGCGTACTCGGAGGGGCTGGAGGCCAAGGCGCTCAAGCGTGGCAAGACCACCGAGGAGAAGTCCGCGGCGCTGCTGGCCAAGATCACCCCGACCGCTGACCCGGCGGACCTGGCGGGTGTCGACTTCGTGATCGAGGCCGTGTTCGAGAACCAGGAACTCAAGCACAAGGTGTTCCAGGAGATCGAGGACATCGTCGAGCCCAACGCGCTGCTCGGCTCCAACACCTCCACGCTGCCGATCACCGGTCTGGCGACCGGCGTGAAGCGCCAGGAGGACTTCGTCGGCATCCACTTCTTCTCGCCGGTCGACAAGATGCCGCTGGTGGAGATCATCCGCGGGGAGAAGACCTCCGACGAGGCGCTGGCCCGGGTGTTCGACTACACGCTGGCCATCAAGAAGACCCCGATCGTCGTCAACGACAGCCGCGGCTTCTTCACCTCGCGCGTGATCGGCACCTTCGTCAACGAGGCGCTGGCCATGCTGGGCGAGGGTGTCGAGCCCGCGTCGATCGAGCAGGCCGGGTCGCAGGCCGGTTACCCGGCGGCGCCGCTGCAGCTCTCCGACGAGCTGAACCTGGAGCTCATGCACAAGATCGCCGTCGCCTCCCGCAAGGGCGTCGAAGACGCCGGTGGCACCTACGTGGCGCATCCGGCCGAGGCCGTCGTCGAGAAGATGATCGAGATCGGCCGTCCCTCACGGCTGGCCGGTGCGGGCTTCTACGAGTACGCCGACGGCAAGCGGGTCGGGTTGTGGCCCGGACTGCGCGAGACGTTCACCGCCGCGGTTGATGGGCAGGGGTCGGCGCAGATCCCGCTGCAGGACGCCATCGACCGGATGCTGTTCGCCGAGGCGCTGGAAACCCAGAAGTGCATCGACGAGGGCGTGCTGACCTCCACCGCAGATGCCAACATCGGCTCCATCATGGGTATCGGCTTCCCGCCGTACACCGGTGGCTCGGCCCAGTTCATCGTCGGCTACGAGGGACCGCTCGGCGTCGGCAAGGCGGCCTTCGTGGCCCGCGCCAAGGAACTGGCCGCCCGCTACGGTGACCGCTTCCTGCCCCCGGCGTCGCTGGAGAGCTAG
- a CDS encoding acetyl-CoA C-acetyltransferase has product MSEEAFIYEAIRTPRGKQRGGALNEVKPVNLVVGLINELRTRFPDLDEKLISDVILGVVSPVGDQGGDIARTAVLAAAMPDTTGGFQLNRFCASGLEAVNLAAQKVRSGWDDLVLAGGVESMSRVPMGSDGGAWALDPETNYRVGFVPQGIGADLIATIEGFSREDVDAYAARSQELAAAAWTGGYFAKSVVPVKDQNGLVILDQDEHMRPGSTVESLGKLKTAFDGIGAMGGFDDVALQKYHFVEKINHVHTGGNSSGIVDGAALVMVGSEAAGAAQGLTPRARIVATATSGADPVIMLTGPTPATKKVLDRAGLTVDDIDLFEINEAFASVVLKFQKDLNIPDEKLNVNGGAIAMGHPLGATGAMIIGTMVDELERRGARRALLTLCVGGGMGVATIIERV; this is encoded by the coding sequence ATGTCCGAAGAAGCCTTCATCTACGAGGCCATTCGCACGCCGCGCGGTAAGCAGCGCGGCGGAGCCCTCAACGAGGTCAAGCCCGTCAACCTGGTTGTGGGTCTGATCAACGAACTGCGTACCCGCTTCCCCGACCTCGACGAGAAGCTGATCAGCGACGTCATCCTGGGTGTCGTGTCCCCGGTCGGCGATCAGGGTGGCGATATCGCCCGTACCGCGGTCCTGGCCGCTGCCATGCCCGACACCACCGGTGGTTTCCAGCTCAACCGGTTCTGCGCCTCCGGCCTGGAGGCCGTCAACCTGGCCGCCCAGAAGGTGCGCTCGGGCTGGGACGACCTGGTGCTCGCCGGTGGCGTCGAGTCGATGAGCCGCGTCCCGATGGGCTCCGACGGCGGCGCCTGGGCGCTGGACCCGGAGACCAACTACCGCGTGGGCTTCGTGCCCCAGGGCATCGGTGCCGATCTGATCGCCACCATCGAAGGCTTCTCCCGCGAGGATGTGGACGCGTATGCGGCCCGCTCGCAGGAACTCGCGGCGGCGGCGTGGACGGGCGGCTACTTCGCCAAGTCCGTGGTGCCGGTCAAGGATCAGAACGGACTGGTCATCCTCGATCAGGACGAGCACATGCGCCCCGGTTCCACCGTGGAAAGCCTGGGCAAGCTCAAGACCGCGTTCGACGGTATCGGCGCGATGGGCGGCTTCGACGATGTGGCGCTGCAGAAGTACCACTTCGTCGAGAAGATCAACCACGTCCACACCGGCGGTAACAGCTCGGGCATCGTCGACGGTGCCGCGCTGGTCATGGTGGGCTCCGAGGCTGCGGGTGCCGCGCAGGGGCTGACCCCGCGTGCTCGCATCGTGGCCACCGCCACCAGCGGTGCCGATCCGGTGATCATGCTGACCGGCCCGACCCCGGCCACCAAGAAGGTGCTCGACCGGGCCGGCCTGACGGTCGACGATATCGACCTGTTCGAGATCAACGAGGCGTTCGCCTCGGTCGTCCTGAAGTTCCAGAAGGACCTGAACATCCCGGACGAGAAGCTCAACGTCAACGGTGGCGCCATCGCCATGGGCCACCCGCTGGGCGCGACCGGCGCCATGATCATCGGCACCATGGTCGACGAGCTGGAGCGCCGCGGCGCCCGGCGTGCCCTGCTGACGTTGTGTGTCGGCGGCGGCATGGGCGTGGCCACCATCATCGAGCGCGTCTAG
- a CDS encoding alkene reductase: MAFTLAPDATLLKPIRVGDTDARNRIFMAPLTRSRAQADGTPSDLAAEYYSQRAGAGLIITEATAVSEVANGAYMNTPGNYTDRHQEKWAEIAGAVHDAGGRIFMQLWHVGRMGHPEVNGGIEPVAPSAIAADMTTHTPSGKKALVVPRALRTDEIPGIIADFRAAARRAVDAGLDGVEIHGANGYLLHQFSSDVTNQRTDAYGGSPENRARLTAEVVEAVVDEIGAGRVGLRISPGNSAGDMREENTVAVYEALLNRIAPLGLAYLHVLIDPSAREFGVLRAVWSGTLVLNTGRETGTDFCQLESYAEWGAASAVAVGRTFLANPDLIDRLLLGAELNEPDVATFYAPGAEGYIDYPTLAELEEPRTA; this comes from the coding sequence ATGGCTTTCACCCTCGCGCCCGACGCCACACTGCTCAAGCCGATCCGCGTCGGTGACACCGACGCGCGGAACCGGATCTTCATGGCACCACTGACCCGGTCCCGGGCGCAGGCCGACGGCACGCCGTCGGATCTGGCCGCGGAGTACTACTCACAGCGCGCGGGCGCGGGACTGATCATCACGGAGGCCACCGCCGTCTCCGAGGTGGCCAACGGCGCCTATATGAACACCCCCGGCAACTACACCGACCGGCATCAGGAGAAGTGGGCCGAGATCGCCGGTGCCGTGCACGACGCGGGCGGCCGAATCTTCATGCAGCTCTGGCACGTTGGCCGGATGGGTCATCCGGAGGTGAACGGCGGGATCGAGCCCGTCGCGCCGTCGGCGATCGCGGCGGACATGACCACCCACACCCCGTCGGGTAAGAAGGCGCTCGTGGTGCCGCGCGCGCTGCGTACCGACGAGATCCCCGGCATCATCGCCGATTTCCGGGCCGCCGCCCGGCGTGCCGTCGACGCCGGGCTGGACGGCGTCGAGATCCACGGCGCCAACGGCTATCTGCTGCACCAGTTCTCATCGGATGTGACCAACCAGCGGACCGACGCCTACGGCGGTTCGCCGGAGAATCGGGCCCGGCTGACCGCCGAGGTGGTCGAGGCCGTGGTGGACGAGATCGGCGCGGGGCGGGTCGGCCTGCGTATCTCGCCCGGGAACTCCGCCGGCGACATGCGCGAGGAGAACACCGTCGCCGTGTACGAGGCGCTGCTCAACCGCATCGCCCCGCTGGGACTGGCCTACCTGCACGTCCTGATCGACCCGAGCGCCCGGGAGTTCGGCGTGCTGCGCGCGGTGTGGTCGGGCACCTTGGTGCTCAACACCGGTAGGGAGACGGGCACCGACTTCTGCCAGCTGGAGAGCTACGCCGAATGGGGCGCCGCCAGCGCTGTCGCGGTGGGCCGGACGTTCCTGGCCAACCCCGACCTGATCGATCGCCTTTTGCTGGGCGCGGAACTGAACGAGCCGGATGTGGCCACCTTCTACGCCCCAGGCGCCGAGGGCTATATCGACTACCCGACCCTGGCTGAGCTGGAGGAACCACGCACGGCATGA
- a CDS encoding ester cyclase: MALTPTQMNDLLDEHFGFEARDDIDGVLSTLTLDVEHDVVGWPTGVAHGRDGARAFYETLFADLSEGSVETVHRLYGDDFVVDESLWRGRAPGRPFGLDGRNRPLEFRLLHVIQFADGAIGRENVWIDLAAVINQLPQD, from the coding sequence ATGGCCCTGACCCCCACCCAGATGAACGACCTGCTCGACGAGCACTTCGGTTTCGAGGCGCGCGATGATATCGACGGCGTGCTGTCCACCCTCACCCTCGATGTCGAACACGACGTGGTCGGCTGGCCCACCGGGGTGGCCCACGGGCGCGACGGCGCGCGGGCCTTCTACGAGACTCTGTTCGCAGATCTGTCCGAGGGCAGTGTTGAGACCGTGCACCGGCTGTACGGCGACGATTTCGTCGTCGACGAATCGCTGTGGCGCGGACGCGCACCCGGCCGGCCGTTCGGCCTGGACGGCCGCAACCGCCCGCTGGAGTTCCGGTTACTGCACGTCATCCAATTCGCCGACGGTGCCATCGGTCGCGAGAACGTGTGGATCGACCTGGCCGCCGTCATCAACCAGTTGCCCCAGGACTGA
- a CDS encoding TetR/AcrR family transcriptional regulator, producing MARPNQTSRTRRDLLRAAARLMKAGHKFTLEDVAADAMVSRATAYRYFSSVEALMVEAPLDGVTPSPADLFETVASTDPVERLLLVDTALHDMIADNEPALRLMLSQTVQRACDDHHDDQEIPVRQNRRTALIEAALEPARGEFTPAALSTLAKSLSLIIGTESMVVTKDVLRLDASDARQVRHWAIRALVDSARRTEA from the coding sequence ATGGCACGCCCCAACCAGACCTCGCGGACCCGCAGGGATCTGCTGCGTGCCGCGGCCCGGCTGATGAAGGCGGGCCACAAGTTCACCCTCGAGGATGTCGCCGCGGACGCGATGGTGTCGCGAGCCACCGCCTATCGGTACTTCTCCAGCGTGGAGGCGCTCATGGTCGAGGCACCGCTCGACGGGGTTACGCCGAGCCCGGCAGACCTCTTCGAGACCGTGGCGTCCACCGATCCGGTGGAGCGATTGCTGTTGGTGGACACCGCGCTGCACGACATGATCGCCGACAACGAACCGGCACTGCGGCTCATGCTGTCCCAGACCGTGCAGCGGGCGTGCGATGACCATCACGACGACCAGGAGATACCCGTGCGGCAGAACCGCCGCACCGCACTCATCGAGGCGGCCCTGGAGCCCGCCCGTGGGGAGTTCACCCCGGCAGCCCTGTCCACGTTGGCCAAATCGCTGTCGCTCATCATCGGCACCGAATCGATGGTGGTCACCAAAGATGTTCTGCGACTAGATGCTAGCGACGCCCGCCAGGTCAGACACTGGGCCATCAGGGCGCTGGTCGACTCGGCACGCAGGACGGAGGCCTGA